The Sulfurimonas hydrogeniphila genome includes a window with the following:
- a CDS encoding efflux RND transporter periplasmic adaptor subunit, translated as MNKLLLSLLLGIGAVVLAAEVPLAKTQMHSFKKSVALNAKIIQLSNAQQSITSLVGGHLEKYFVKPAQDVSEGDKIALIKSIKVSKMSADYIALKKQYKSAQKNYEAVEKLYKKGMTSMQSLNSEAIKTSEIAANLTALQSQLETLNIDVKNLKKATADFILYAHSCGRVSALLKPLHSSVSPNEPIVSIVKNQAYYVKSYLPLEYATKARIGDTVVVDYAGEEIITHATQIMPKVDETTQRVVVLSSVDQKVDDLFIDVYVKATIYFADAKSYVAVKKSALSFFNNEWVVFVPSKEESPEYVPQVVAIVAEDDEYVGVKGLELGETYVSGESYYVKSALLKSSLGDGD; from the coding sequence ATGAATAAGTTATTACTATCACTGTTGCTGGGAATCGGGGCTGTTGTACTGGCTGCTGAAGTTCCACTGGCAAAGACACAAATGCACAGTTTTAAAAAATCGGTAGCACTCAATGCCAAGATCATACAGCTTTCAAACGCGCAGCAGTCTATCACCTCGTTAGTGGGCGGACATTTGGAAAAATATTTTGTCAAACCCGCACAGGATGTAAGTGAAGGGGATAAAATTGCTCTTATCAAGTCTATTAAAGTTTCAAAAATGAGCGCAGATTATATTGCACTGAAGAAACAGTATAAGTCAGCACAAAAAAATTATGAAGCTGTTGAAAAACTTTACAAAAAGGGAATGACGTCAATGCAGAGTCTTAACTCTGAAGCGATTAAGACAAGTGAAATTGCGGCCAATCTTACAGCCTTGCAGTCGCAACTTGAAACATTGAATATAGATGTGAAAAATCTCAAAAAAGCAACCGCTGACTTTATTTTATATGCACACAGCTGCGGACGTGTTTCAGCTCTTTTAAAACCATTGCACTCTTCTGTATCCCCAAATGAACCGATTGTTTCAATAGTAAAGAATCAAGCCTATTATGTGAAATCCTATCTGCCTCTTGAATATGCGACAAAAGCGCGTATTGGGGATACAGTAGTGGTTGACTATGCAGGAGAAGAGATTATTACACATGCCACGCAAATAATGCCCAAGGTGGATGAAACAACACAAAGAGTCGTGGTTCTTTCAAGTGTGGATCAAAAAGTGGATGATCTTTTTATTGATGTCTATGTAAAGGCAACAATATATTTTGCTGATGCAAAAAGCTATGTTGCTGTGAAAAAATCGGCACTTTCTTTTTTTAACAACGAATGGGTGGTTTTTGTTCCCAGCAAGGAAGAGTCTCCGGAATATGTGCCGCAGGTTGTGGCAATAGTTGCAGAAGATGATGAATATGTCGGGGTAAAAGGTTTGGAGTTGGGAGAAACCTATGTGAGCGGTGAGAGTTATTATGTGAAATCGGCATTGCTCAAATCATCTCTTGGCGATGGGGATTAG
- a CDS encoding ArsR/SmtB family transcription factor: MEKLVQLAKILSDSNRVKIIALLYREKALCVCEICDTLELSQPLVSRHLKQMREAQLVQTKQSGKWIIYSLGKNKVLHCFLDTIQEDIATLPKIISCTAR; the protein is encoded by the coding sequence ATGGAAAAATTAGTTCAGCTTGCAAAAATACTGTCAGACAGTAACAGAGTAAAAATAATAGCACTGCTTTACAGAGAAAAAGCGCTCTGTGTATGTGAAATCTGTGACACCTTAGAGCTCTCACAGCCATTGGTTTCACGCCATCTGAAACAGATGCGCGAAGCCCAACTTGTACAAACAAAACAAAGCGGAAAGTGGATCATTTATTCTCTTGGCAAAAATAAAGTTCTGCACTGCTTTTTAGACACAATACAGGAAGACATAGCAACTTTACCAAAAATTATTTCATGTACCGCACGATAA
- a CDS encoding c-type cytochrome: MKKLLLVLILGFVSLGANSGENIYKAKCASCHAMKGMMDQTQMQEMRQKMQNATQEEKMAMREKMMRKMQKSKMKAPPMPMVSKRLKMMLKTREDFIAFVADYIQNPSKKKGFCMPMAYKRFGTMPPIGKTLSKEERAAVASWLYDNFKESWGKSMGGKMCEMKNKNMKYGAGKCGAVKIQTH, translated from the coding sequence ATGAAAAAATTATTATTAGTTTTAATTTTAGGATTTGTTTCTCTTGGAGCAAATTCGGGAGAAAATATATACAAAGCAAAATGTGCCTCATGTCATGCTATGAAAGGGATGATGGATCAGACACAGATGCAGGAAATGCGTCAGAAAATGCAAAATGCCACACAGGAAGAAAAAATGGCAATGCGTGAAAAAATGATGCGTAAAATGCAAAAAAGCAAAATGAAAGCGCCGCCGATGCCTATGGTATCAAAACGTTTGAAAATGATGCTCAAAACCCGTGAAGATTTTATTGCTTTTGTAGCAGATTATATACAAAACCCTTCAAAAAAGAAAGGTTTCTGTATGCCGATGGCATATAAACGTTTTGGCACAATGCCTCCGATAGGAAAAACGCTAAGCAAAGAAGAGAGAGCGGCTGTTGCTTCCTGGCTGTATGATAATTTTAAAGAGTCATGGGGCAAATCTATGGGTGGTAAAATGTGTGAAATGAAAAACAAAAATATGAAATACGGCGCAGGAAAATGCGGCGCCGTAAAAATCCAAACACATTAG
- a CDS encoding TolC family protein, which yields MFKKSIFAVFGFCAVLSAQDFDTFLYEALQASPYLKANALEIERADEQSNVIQRYKNPKLSLEASKFTPDLGKSEAGYRVALMQPVRLWGVGKDRTNLAAATRAEAKGLVTLQHAEFVKVLSLLYVEYMTESALLRLAREEFLISKNIANISRERYEAGTIAKVKYLRAKVDLTSSKNLLNEKKAMRLASYYKLLAFAGLQNEKELDDNYVFRLSDKMQKEEIQNSSAELYYLKTQQNTANAKARLNANKIQWMNVYAAYEAEPDQSIARVGMNIPLALFNTKKEEQRIAVLQAKQSEFLLQNQKTALSRNIERLKKELNILRAVVGSTQDLYNAQKELLKMYEDGYKIANINLLELQNIKNQMIQTKEKKIILENKINRNIVLYNYEVGEYNE from the coding sequence ATGTTTAAAAAAAGCATATTTGCAGTATTTGGATTTTGTGCAGTTCTGTCCGCACAGGATTTTGATACATTTTTATATGAGGCTTTGCAGGCATCTCCCTATCTTAAAGCGAATGCTTTGGAGATAGAGCGTGCGGATGAGCAGTCAAACGTGATACAGAGATATAAAAACCCGAAACTCTCCCTTGAGGCATCAAAGTTTACTCCTGATCTTGGAAAGAGTGAAGCAGGCTACAGGGTTGCCCTGATGCAGCCTGTCCGTTTGTGGGGTGTCGGCAAAGACAGAACAAATTTGGCAGCAGCAACAAGGGCAGAGGCTAAAGGACTGGTGACTCTTCAGCATGCAGAATTTGTGAAAGTGCTCTCTTTGCTTTATGTTGAGTATATGACCGAGTCTGCATTGCTCCGATTGGCCCGGGAGGAGTTTTTAATTTCTAAAAATATTGCAAATATTTCAAGAGAGCGATATGAAGCGGGAACAATCGCAAAAGTGAAATATCTTCGGGCAAAAGTGGATTTGACAAGCAGTAAAAACCTGCTGAATGAGAAAAAAGCAATGCGGCTTGCAAGTTATTATAAACTGTTGGCATTTGCGGGTCTGCAAAACGAGAAAGAACTCGATGACAACTATGTGTTTAGGCTTTCAGACAAAATGCAAAAAGAAGAGATACAAAACAGTTCGGCAGAGCTGTACTACCTCAAAACACAGCAAAATACCGCAAACGCAAAAGCAAGACTCAATGCAAACAAAATTCAGTGGATGAACGTTTATGCAGCCTACGAAGCTGAACCGGACCAAAGTATTGCCAGAGTCGGTATGAATATTCCTCTTGCTCTGTTTAACACAAAAAAAGAAGAGCAGCGTATCGCCGTATTACAGGCAAAACAGAGTGAATTTCTGCTGCAGAATCAAAAAACAGCGCTTTCGCGCAATATCGAGCGGTTAAAAAAAGAGTTAAATATTCTACGTGCTGTTGTAGGCTCTACACAGGATCTTTACAATGCGCAAAAAGAGCTGTTAAAAATGTATGAAGACGGTTACAAAATAGCAAACATCAACCTTTTGGAACTGCAAAATATCAAAAACCAAATGATACAGACAAAAGAAAAAAAGATAATACTTGAAAATAAAATAAACAGAAATATAGTTCTGTATAACTATGAAGTAGGAGAATATAATGAATAA
- a CDS encoding SO_0444 family Cu/Zn efflux transporter — protein METVMLFFSALVDLSNAMAPYILFGLVFAGFLHELVPESIVKNHLGKDSVMSVIKATVFGIPLPVCSCGVIPLATGIKKSGASNGATLSFLISTPITGVDSILATYGMFGWAFTIYRVVTSMIISVIAGILSNFYPEKENKKEQKPAAVFSMKAPTNQPSVMTFSAVKTSDDASCCSTQASSGEKKNNIVKNAFTYAFGTLLKDIASPLLVGLLLGALITVAVPDNLSEILIKYNWLSYIIVIAIAVPMYVCATASLPIAAGLMLAGVSPGAAFVFLSAGPATNTVTIGVVKKMLGTRTLYIYLGTIIAGSLLFGLGLDYLFRDVNVKELVHMDEDAGFIAWIASLVLWGFVLYYVIKPYFFKDKECNDGSCCSA, from the coding sequence ATGGAAACTGTTATGCTTTTTTTCTCTGCTCTGGTTGATTTAAGCAACGCCATGGCCCCTTATATTTTGTTCGGACTTGTTTTTGCCGGGTTTTTGCACGAACTTGTTCCTGAGAGTATTGTAAAAAACCATCTTGGAAAAGATTCTGTTATGTCGGTAATCAAAGCGACAGTTTTCGGTATTCCTCTTCCTGTATGTTCTTGCGGGGTAATTCCTTTGGCAACGGGTATCAAAAAAAGCGGTGCAAGTAACGGTGCCACACTCTCTTTTTTGATCTCTACACCGATTACAGGAGTTGATTCCATACTTGCGACCTATGGAATGTTTGGCTGGGCTTTTACTATTTACAGGGTTGTGACTTCGATGATTATTTCTGTTATTGCCGGAATTTTATCCAATTTTTACCCTGAAAAGGAGAACAAAAAAGAGCAAAAACCTGCCGCAGTATTTAGTATGAAGGCTCCGACAAACCAGCCTTCGGTAATGACTTTCTCGGCAGTAAAAACATCTGATGATGCAAGCTGTTGCAGCACGCAGGCAAGCAGTGGCGAGAAAAAAAACAATATTGTTAAAAATGCCTTTACCTATGCTTTTGGAACACTTTTAAAAGACATTGCGTCACCATTGCTTGTAGGTCTTCTTCTGGGTGCTTTAATAACTGTGGCGGTTCCTGACAATCTGAGTGAAATACTTATAAAATACAACTGGCTCTCGTATATCATAGTGATAGCCATTGCCGTACCTATGTATGTATGTGCAACCGCTTCTTTGCCGATTGCCGCAGGTTTGATGCTGGCTGGTGTGAGTCCCGGAGCGGCTTTTGTTTTTTTAAGTGCAGGTCCTGCGACAAATACTGTAACAATAGGCGTTGTAAAAAAGATGTTGGGAACAAGAACGCTTTATATCTATCTTGGGACCATCATAGCCGGCTCCCTTCTTTTCGGACTGGGGCTTGACTATCTTTTTCGCGATGTGAATGTCAAAGAACTTGTGCATATGGATGAGGATGCCGGTTTTATCGCCTGGATTGCAAGCCTTGTTCTTTGGGGATTTGTGCTGTACTATGTAATAAAACCATATTTTTTCAAGGATAAAGAGTGTAATGACGGCAGTTGTTGCAGTGCTTAG